The following proteins come from a genomic window of Gossypium raimondii isolate GPD5lz chromosome 5, ASM2569854v1, whole genome shotgun sequence:
- the LOC105767559 gene encoding homeobox-leucine zipper protein HOX3: MAFSSSNLDLTISVPSSARDLDMNRLPSPGSDDEWIASTMEVVVDEENTTNDGVVPRKKLRLSKEQSRLLEESFRQNHTLNPRQKEALASQLKLRPRQVEVWFQNRRARSKLKQTEMEFQYLKRWFEFLTKQNQELQSEVEELRALQVGPPTVISPHSREPLPASTLTTCPRCERVTTISSRGAGLINTTTSTNNTSTTSAHQSRPSSAAG, translated from the exons ATGGCGTTTTCTTCTTCTAACTTGGACTTAACTATATCAGTTCCTTCTTCCG CGAGAGATTTGGATATGAACCGATTACCATCGCCAGGATCCGATGATGAATGGATCGCCTCCACCATGGAAGTCGTCGTCGACGAAGAAAACACCACCAATGACGGCGTCGTTCCTCGCAAAAAGCTTCGCCTTTCGAAAGAACAGTCTCGTTTGCTCGAAGAAAGTTTCAGGCAGAACCATACCCTAAACCCT AGGCAGAAAGAAGCATTGGCTTCACAACTCAAGCTTCGGCCCCGACAAGTTGAAGTTTGGTTCCAGAATCGTCGAGCCAG gAGCAAGTTGAAGCAGACGGAAATGGAGTTCCAGTATCTGAAGAGATGGTTCGAATTTTTGACTAAACAGAACCAAGAGCTTCAAAGTGAAGTGGAGGAGCTTAGGGCCTTGCAAGTAGGCCCGCCCACCGTCATATCTCCTCACAGCCGTGAACCGCTCCCTGCCTCCACCCTTACAACCTGCCCTCGCTGTGAGCGTGTCACTACAATTTCTTCCCGTGGCGCTGGCCTCATTAATACGACAACCTCCACCAACAACACCTCAACCACCTCGGCCCACCAATCAAGGCCGTCTTCGGCGGCTGGTTAA